Proteins encoded together in one Dechloromonas sp. HYN0024 window:
- the pgi gene encoding glucose-6-phosphate isomerase, which produces MQVPLRPAWLALAEHARSIKHRHLRDLFAADPGRFERFSLSQDRILLDYSKQRLDLHTMGLLRQLAEQAGWRNWIERMRAGEPINHTEGRPVRHVDLRAGNAAPAEVKDVLSRMAAFCEQIHDGRWRGFSGERITDVVNIGIGGSDLGPRMAVHALAAFEQLDLNVHFVSNLDSADLASTLTRLNPRSTLFVIASKTFTTLETMANANTARNWILASTGDKGAIARHFVAASTNLVATAEFGIAPENVFEFWDWVGGRFSLWSAIGLPIALAIGYRNFEQLLAGAHAMDAHFFSAPADTNLPLTLALVALWNTNFLDAHSHGVFPYSHSLALLPSHLQQLEMESNGKRANRDGLAVDYPTNPILWGEAGTNGQHSFFQLLHQGSALVACDFIALGKSDFPLPGHHSGLLASCLAQSSALAFGQTVEEARAAGIPEHLLAFRRFPGNQPSTTLVLPELTPFTLGQLIALYEHKVFCLGVLWNLNSFDQWGVELGKQLTGKLAPCIRDDAPSDALDASTRGLIKHLRQFRT; this is translated from the coding sequence ATGCAGGTACCGCTCCGTCCCGCCTGGCTCGCCCTGGCTGAACACGCCCGCAGCATCAAGCATCGCCACCTGCGCGACCTGTTTGCCGCCGACCCCGGCCGTTTCGAGCGCTTCTCGCTCAGTCAGGACCGCATCCTGCTCGACTATTCGAAGCAGCGGCTTGACCTGCACACCATGGGCCTGCTCCGGCAATTGGCCGAGCAAGCCGGCTGGCGCAACTGGATCGAACGGATGCGCGCCGGCGAGCCGATCAACCACACCGAAGGGCGCCCCGTCCGGCACGTCGATCTGCGAGCCGGCAACGCCGCACCAGCCGAAGTCAAAGACGTCCTTAGCCGCATGGCTGCATTTTGCGAACAGATTCATGATGGTCGCTGGCGCGGTTTTTCCGGCGAACGCATCACCGATGTGGTGAACATCGGCATTGGCGGCTCCGACCTCGGCCCGCGCATGGCCGTCCATGCGCTGGCCGCCTTTGAGCAGCTCGACCTCAATGTCCATTTCGTGTCCAACCTGGACAGCGCCGATCTGGCCAGCACATTGACCCGACTGAATCCCCGCAGCACCTTGTTCGTCATCGCCAGCAAAACCTTTACGACGCTGGAAACGATGGCCAATGCGAACACCGCGCGCAACTGGATACTGGCCAGCACGGGTGACAAAGGTGCCATTGCCCGACATTTCGTCGCCGCCTCGACCAATCTGGTAGCCACGGCAGAATTCGGCATCGCACCAGAAAACGTCTTCGAGTTCTGGGACTGGGTAGGTGGCCGCTTCTCGTTGTGGTCAGCGATCGGCCTGCCCATTGCACTGGCCATCGGCTACCGGAATTTCGAACAGTTGCTGGCCGGTGCCCACGCCATGGACGCGCATTTTTTCAGTGCCCCGGCCGACACCAACCTGCCTTTGACCCTGGCACTGGTTGCCCTGTGGAATACCAACTTCCTCGATGCCCACAGCCACGGCGTCTTTCCCTACAGCCACTCGCTGGCCTTGCTGCCCTCACACCTGCAGCAGCTTGAAATGGAGAGCAACGGCAAGCGGGCCAACCGCGACGGGCTGGCCGTGGACTATCCGACCAATCCCATCTTGTGGGGCGAAGCGGGGACCAATGGCCAGCACTCGTTCTTCCAGTTGCTGCACCAGGGTAGCGCGCTGGTTGCCTGCGATTTCATTGCCCTCGGCAAGTCCGATTTCCCGCTACCCGGCCATCACAGCGGGCTGCTCGCCAGTTGCCTGGCCCAGTCATCCGCTCTGGCTTTTGGCCAGACCGTCGAGGAAGCACGGGCGGCGGGCATTCCCGAACATCTGCTGGCCTTCCGCCGCTTTCCCGGCAACCAGCCGTCGACCACCCTGGTCCTGCCCGAACTGACGCCATTCACCCTCGGCCAGCTGATTGCCCTCTACGAGCACAAGGTGTTTTGCCTGGGCGTTCTGTGGAACCTCAATTCCTTCGACCAATGGGGCGTCGAACTCGGCAAGCAACTGACCGGGAAACTCGCCCCGTGCATTCGCGATGACGCCCCGAGCGACGCGCTCGACGCGTCGACCCGTGGCCTGATCAAACACCTTCGCCAATTCCGGACCTGA
- a CDS encoding arginine/lysine/ornithine decarboxylase has protein sequence MRFHFPVIIIDEDFRSENTSGLGIRALAEAIEKEGLEVLGVTSYGDLTSFAQQQSRASAFILSIDDEELALEPEETLAELRAFVGEIRNRNAEIPIFLHGETRTSRHIPNDVLRELHGFIHMFEDTPEFIARNVKREAKAYLASLPPPFFRALVHYAADGSYSWHCPGHSGGVAFLKSPVGQMFHQFFGENMLRADVCNAVEELGQLLDHTGPVAASERNAARIFNSDHLYFVTNGTSTSNKIVWHSTVAPGDIVVVDRNCHKSILHAIMMTGAIPVFLMPTRNNFGIIGPIPKSEFLWENIQKKIAANPFITDKTAKPRVLTITQSTYDGILYNVEDIKAELDGKIDTLHFDEAWLPHAAFHDFYGDYHAIGADRPRCKESMVFSTQSTHKLLAGLSQASQILVQDAENQKLDRDIFNEAYLMHTSTSPQYSIIASCDVAAAMMEEPAGTALVEESITEALDFRRAMRKVDEEWGADWWFKVWGPDDLSEEGIEEREAWMLKPGERWHGFNNLADGFNMLDPIKATIITPGLDVDGDFADEFGIPAAIVTKYLAEHGVIVEKCGLYSFFIMFTIGITKGRWNTLVTALQQFKDDYDKNHPLWKVLPEFVQKNPRYERVGLRDLCTEIHSVYKQNDVARLTTEMYLSDMVPAMRPADAFAKMAHRDIERVPVDELEGRVTAVLLTPYPPGIPLLIPGERFNAKICNYLKFAREFNATFPGFETDVHGLVKGADGRYFVDCVR, from the coding sequence ATGCGCTTCCACTTTCCCGTCATCATCATCGACGAAGACTTTCGCTCGGAAAATACCTCCGGCCTCGGTATCCGGGCGCTGGCCGAAGCCATTGAAAAGGAAGGTCTGGAAGTACTTGGCGTTACCAGCTACGGCGATCTGACCTCATTTGCCCAGCAGCAGAGTCGCGCCTCGGCCTTTATCCTGTCGATTGATGACGAGGAGCTGGCACTCGAGCCGGAGGAGACGCTGGCCGAACTGCGCGCCTTTGTTGGCGAGATTCGCAACCGGAACGCCGAAATTCCCATCTTCCTGCATGGTGAGACGCGCACCTCGCGCCACATCCCGAATGATGTGCTGCGCGAACTGCATGGTTTCATCCATATGTTCGAGGACACGCCGGAATTCATCGCCCGCAACGTCAAGCGCGAGGCCAAGGCCTACCTCGCTTCGCTGCCGCCGCCGTTCTTCCGGGCGCTGGTCCATTACGCGGCAGACGGCTCATATTCCTGGCATTGCCCGGGCCACTCGGGCGGTGTTGCGTTCCTGAAGTCGCCGGTGGGCCAGATGTTCCACCAGTTCTTCGGCGAGAACATGCTGCGCGCCGACGTCTGCAATGCCGTCGAGGAACTCGGCCAGTTGCTCGATCATACCGGGCCGGTTGCCGCCTCCGAGCGCAACGCGGCGCGCATTTTCAACTCCGATCATCTCTATTTTGTCACCAACGGCACGTCGACCTCGAACAAGATCGTCTGGCACTCGACCGTCGCGCCGGGTGACATCGTCGTTGTCGACCGCAACTGTCACAAGTCCATCCTGCACGCCATCATGATGACCGGGGCGATCCCCGTTTTCCTGATGCCGACGCGCAACAATTTCGGCATCATCGGGCCGATCCCGAAATCGGAATTCCTCTGGGAGAACATCCAGAAGAAGATTGCCGCCAATCCTTTCATCACCGACAAGACGGCCAAGCCGCGCGTCCTGACCATCACCCAGTCGACCTACGATGGCATTCTCTACAACGTCGAGGACATCAAGGCCGAACTCGACGGCAAAATCGACACCCTGCATTTCGATGAAGCCTGGCTGCCGCATGCCGCCTTCCACGATTTTTATGGCGACTACCACGCCATCGGCGCCGACCGCCCGCGCTGCAAGGAGTCGATGGTCTTCTCGACGCAATCGACGCACAAGCTGCTGGCCGGTCTGAGCCAGGCCTCGCAGATTCTCGTTCAGGATGCCGAGAACCAGAAGCTCGACCGCGACATCTTCAACGAAGCCTATCTGATGCACACCTCGACTTCGCCCCAGTACTCGATCATCGCCTCCTGCGATGTCGCAGCGGCGATGATGGAGGAGCCGGCTGGTACAGCGCTGGTTGAAGAGTCGATCACCGAAGCGCTCGATTTCCGTCGCGCCATGCGCAAGGTGGACGAGGAATGGGGCGCCGACTGGTGGTTCAAGGTCTGGGGGCCGGACGACCTGTCGGAAGAAGGCATCGAGGAACGCGAAGCCTGGATGCTCAAGCCGGGCGAACGCTGGCACGGCTTCAACAATCTGGCCGACGGCTTCAACATGCTCGACCCGATTAAGGCGACCATCATCACCCCGGGCCTCGATGTCGACGGTGATTTTGCCGACGAATTCGGTATCCCGGCCGCTATCGTCACCAAGTACCTCGCCGAGCATGGCGTCATCGTCGAGAAGTGTGGACTCTACAGCTTCTTCATCATGTTCACCATCGGCATCACCAAGGGCCGCTGGAACACCCTGGTGACTGCCCTGCAACAGTTCAAGGACGATTACGACAAGAATCATCCGCTGTGGAAGGTGCTGCCCGAGTTCGTGCAGAAGAACCCGCGCTACGAGCGCGTCGGCCTGCGCGACCTGTGTACCGAGATTCACAGCGTTTACAAGCAGAACGACGTGGCCCGCCTGACCACTGAAATGTACCTTTCGGACATGGTGCCGGCCATGCGTCCGGCTGATGCCTTCGCCAAGATGGCGCACCGGGACATCGAGCGCGTGCCGGTGGACGAACTTGAAGGCCGCGTCACGGCAGTGCTCCTGACGCCGTACCCGCCGGGTATTCCGCTCCTCATTCCGGGTGAGCGTTTCAATGCCAAGATCTGCAACTACCTGAAATTCGCCCGCGAATTCAATGCCACCTTCCCTGGCTTCGAGACCGACGTGCATGGCCTCGTCAAGGGTGCCGACGGTCGCTATTTCGTCGATTGCGTGCGCTGA
- the dcd gene encoding dCTP deaminase produces MAIKSDKWIRRMAAEHGMIEPFAPELVREVNGQKIVSYGTSSYGYDIRCAREFKVFTNINSTVVDPKNFDPKSFVEIESDVCIIPPNSFALARTMEYFRIPRSVLTVCLGKSTYARCGIIVNVTPFEPEWEGYVTLEFSNTTPLPAKIYAGEGCAQVLFFESDEVCETSYKDRGGKYQGQVGVTLPKI; encoded by the coding sequence ATGGCCATCAAATCAGACAAATGGATTCGCCGCATGGCGGCAGAGCACGGCATGATCGAGCCGTTCGCGCCAGAACTCGTGCGCGAAGTGAATGGCCAGAAGATTGTTTCCTACGGCACCTCCAGCTACGGCTACGATATTCGTTGCGCCCGTGAATTCAAGGTATTTACCAACATCAACTCGACGGTCGTCGATCCCAAGAATTTCGATCCGAAATCCTTCGTCGAGATTGAGTCCGATGTCTGCATCATTCCGCCGAATTCGTTCGCCCTGGCCCGCACCATGGAATACTTCCGCATTCCGCGTTCAGTACTGACGGTGTGTCTGGGCAAGAGCACCTATGCCCGCTGCGGCATTATCGTCAATGTGACGCCCTTCGAGCCGGAATGGGAAGGCTACGTCACCCTCGAGTTTTCCAATACGACGCCGCTGCCGGCCAAGATCTACGCTGGCGAAGGTTGCGCCCAGGTGCTGTTCTTCGAATCCGATGAAGTGTGTGAAACGTCGTATAAGGATAGAGGCGGCAAATATCAGGGCCAGGTTGGTGTGACCTTGCCGAAAATCTGA
- the pmbA gene encoding metalloprotease PmbA translates to MSETAAFSYSHATLQQLSEDVLKHARSKGATACEVDVSEGFGQSVTVRCDEVETIEFNRDKGIGITIYSGQRKGYASTSDFSAQALRETVEAALDIARFTAEDDCAGLADAALMAKNPPELDLYHPWALTVEEAIETARRCEQAAFDASPLVSNSEGASISTQQAHFVSANSLGFMGGYPTSRHYISCSVIAGEQDAMQRDDWYTTHRNARHLDDPAQVGAIAAKRAIARLDGRKVKTGEFPIILEAPLAGGLLGSLVHAASGGALYRKSSFLLDQLGKKIMPDFVHIAERPHISCGLGSASFDSDGVATRDRDVVANGILQGYFLSTYTARKLGMQTTANAGGSHNLIIQPGDLDLDGLLAKMGRGLLVTELLGHGINYVTGDYSRGAAGFWVEDGKIAYPVEEITIAGNLKAMLAGIVAVGNDVQIRGSKITGSIMLDRMTVAGE, encoded by the coding sequence ATGTCCGAAACAGCCGCATTTTCCTATTCCCACGCCACCCTGCAGCAACTCTCCGAGGACGTCCTCAAGCATGCGCGCAGCAAGGGGGCGACGGCCTGCGAGGTGGATGTCTCGGAGGGTTTCGGCCAGTCGGTGACGGTGCGTTGCGACGAGGTTGAAACCATCGAATTCAATCGCGACAAGGGTATCGGCATCACGATTTATTCCGGTCAGCGCAAGGGCTACGCCAGCACTTCCGACTTTTCGGCGCAAGCGCTGCGCGAAACCGTCGAAGCGGCGCTCGACATCGCCCGCTTCACGGCCGAGGACGATTGTGCCGGTCTGGCCGATGCGGCGCTGATGGCGAAGAATCCGCCCGAGCTCGATCTGTACCATCCGTGGGCCCTGACCGTCGAAGAGGCGATCGAGACGGCCCGGCGCTGCGAGCAGGCCGCATTTGACGCCAGTCCGCTGGTCAGCAATTCCGAAGGGGCCTCGATTTCGACCCAGCAGGCGCATTTCGTTTCGGCCAACAGCCTCGGCTTCATGGGCGGCTACCCGACCTCGCGGCATTACATTTCGTGTTCGGTGATTGCCGGCGAACAGGATGCGATGCAGCGCGACGACTGGTACACCACCCATCGCAATGCCCGCCACCTCGACGATCCGGCGCAGGTCGGCGCGATTGCCGCCAAGCGGGCGATTGCCCGGCTCGATGGGCGCAAGGTCAAGACCGGTGAGTTTCCGATCATTCTCGAAGCGCCTCTGGCTGGCGGCCTGCTCGGCAGTCTGGTGCATGCGGCAAGCGGTGGTGCCCTGTATCGCAAATCGTCGTTCCTGCTCGATCAGCTGGGCAAGAAAATCATGCCGGATTTCGTGCACATCGCCGAGCGACCGCATATTTCATGCGGTCTCGGCAGCGCCTCCTTCGACAGCGACGGTGTGGCGACGCGAGATCGTGACGTGGTCGCCAACGGCATCCTGCAGGGGTATTTTCTGAGCACCTACACGGCCCGCAAGCTGGGCATGCAGACGACGGCCAATGCCGGTGGCAGCCACAACCTGATCATTCAGCCCGGTGATCTCGATCTTGATGGGCTGCTCGCCAAAATGGGGCGTGGCCTGCTCGTCACCGAACTGCTCGGCCATGGTATCAACTACGTGACCGGTGATTATTCACGCGGGGCTGCCGGCTTCTGGGTGGAGGATGGCAAGATCGCCTATCCGGTCGAGGAAATCACCATTGCCGGCAATCTCAAGGCCATGCTGGCCGGCATCGTCGCTGTGGGCAACGACGTGCAGATCCGGGGCAGCAAGATTACCGGCTCGATCATGCTGGATAGGATGACGGTCGCCGGTGAGTAG
- the mog gene encoding molybdopterin adenylyltransferase — protein MSEALIVGLVSISDRASTGVYEDKGIPALQEWLSSALSTPWRAETRLIADDRETIEKTLMALVDDDRCHLVLTTGGTGPALRDVTPEATLAVADKEMPGFGEEMRRISLNFVPTAILSRQVAVIRKQALIINLPGQPKSIRETLEGVRRADGTVAHVGIFAAVPYCIDLIGGPYAETNESVIKAFRPKSAIRPAQA, from the coding sequence ATGAGTGAGGCATTGATCGTCGGTCTGGTTTCGATCAGTGATCGCGCCTCGACCGGCGTTTATGAAGACAAGGGCATTCCCGCCCTGCAGGAATGGCTGTCGTCGGCCCTGTCCACGCCATGGCGCGCCGAGACGCGGCTGATCGCCGATGACCGCGAGACTATTGAAAAAACGCTGATGGCGCTGGTCGACGACGACCGGTGCCATCTGGTGCTGACCACCGGCGGCACCGGCCCAGCATTGCGCGACGTCACGCCGGAAGCCACGCTGGCTGTCGCCGATAAGGAAATGCCCGGCTTTGGTGAGGAAATGCGCCGGATCAGCCTCAATTTTGTGCCGACCGCCATCCTCTCACGCCAGGTTGCCGTCATTCGCAAGCAAGCCCTGATCATCAACCTGCCCGGCCAACCGAAATCGATCAGGGAAACCCTGGAAGGCGTTCGCCGGGCCGACGGCACGGTCGCCCACGTCGGCATCTTTGCTGCGGTGCCTTATTGCATCGACCTGATCGGCGGCCCCTATGCCGAAACCAACGAATCCGTGATCAAGGCCTTCCGGCCAAAATCGGCGATCCGCCCTGCCCAGGCTTAA
- a CDS encoding Dps family protein: MDIGITKKDREKIADGLSHLLADSFTLYLKTHNFHWNVTGPMFNTLHVMFMDQYTELWNALDLIAERIRALGVAAPGTYAEFARLTVIKESEGKVSAEDMIKQLVAGQEAVTKTARGIFAIVDKAGDEPTADLLTQRMQIHEKNAWMLRSLLEK; this comes from the coding sequence ATGGATATCGGAATCACCAAGAAGGACCGCGAAAAAATCGCCGACGGCCTGTCACACCTGCTGGCCGACTCTTTCACCCTCTACCTGAAAACCCACAATTTCCACTGGAACGTCACTGGTCCGATGTTCAACACGCTGCACGTGATGTTCATGGATCAATACACCGAGCTGTGGAACGCCCTGGATCTCATCGCCGAACGCATCCGCGCCCTGGGCGTCGCCGCCCCCGGCACCTACGCCGAATTCGCCCGGCTGACAGTGATCAAGGAAAGCGAAGGCAAGGTCTCGGCCGAGGACATGATCAAGCAACTGGTCGCCGGCCAGGAAGCTGTCACCAAGACAGCACGTGGCATTTTCGCCATCGTGGACAAGGCCGGCGATGAGCCGACCGCCGACCTGCTCACCCAGCGCATGCAGATTCATGAAAAGAACGCCTGGATGCTGCGTAGTCTGCTCGAGAAATAA
- a CDS encoding TRAP transporter substrate-binding protein → MQRRDFLKKASVGAVAGAATTLAAPAIAQALPNIKWRLTSSFPKSLDTIYGGAEVLANRVRAITNGKFDIRVFAGGEIVPGLQALDAVQQGTVEVCHTCSYYYVGKDKTFGFGTSVPFGMTARQMNAWIYYGGGQKLLDDFYSNYNVLSFAGGNTGTQMGGWWRKEVNTVADLKGVKMRIAGLGGTVFSALGVVPQQIAGGDIYPALEKGTIDAAEWVGPYDDEKLGFYKVAKNYYYPGWWEPGPTIHFFVNKAEWAKLPKEYQEAFQAAAFEANVTMMAEYDHKNPAALAKLMQAGVKVKEFSSEILKATYKAATDLYVDEAGKNPAFKKIYVEYDKYRRTQSAWFSLAERRMDGFLQTGK, encoded by the coding sequence ATGCAACGTCGTGATTTTCTGAAAAAGGCTTCCGTCGGTGCTGTCGCCGGCGCTGCCACTACCCTCGCTGCACCGGCTATCGCCCAGGCCCTGCCCAATATCAAGTGGCGCCTGACCTCGAGCTTCCCGAAGAGCCTGGACACCATTTACGGCGGTGCTGAAGTTCTCGCCAACCGGGTGCGTGCCATCACCAACGGCAAGTTCGACATTCGCGTCTTTGCTGGCGGCGAAATCGTTCCCGGCCTGCAGGCGCTTGATGCTGTGCAACAAGGTACGGTTGAAGTCTGCCATACCTGCTCCTACTACTACGTTGGCAAGGACAAGACCTTCGGTTTTGGCACATCGGTTCCGTTCGGCATGACGGCCCGTCAGATGAACGCCTGGATCTACTACGGCGGCGGCCAGAAGCTGCTTGACGATTTTTATTCCAACTACAACGTCCTGTCCTTTGCCGGCGGCAATACCGGCACCCAGATGGGCGGCTGGTGGCGCAAGGAAGTTAATACCGTCGCCGACCTCAAGGGGGTCAAGATGCGTATCGCCGGTCTCGGCGGCACCGTTTTCTCGGCGCTCGGCGTCGTCCCGCAGCAGATCGCTGGTGGCGACATCTACCCGGCCCTGGAAAAAGGCACCATCGACGCAGCCGAATGGGTCGGTCCGTACGATGACGAAAAGCTGGGCTTCTACAAGGTCGCCAAGAACTACTACTACCCGGGCTGGTGGGAGCCGGGCCCGACCATCCACTTCTTCGTCAACAAGGCCGAATGGGCCAAGCTGCCCAAGGAATATCAGGAAGCCTTCCAGGCCGCTGCCTTCGAAGCCAACGTGACGATGATGGCCGAATACGACCACAAGAATCCGGCAGCACTGGCCAAGCTGATGCAGGCGGGTGTCAAGGTCAAGGAATTCTCTTCCGAAATTCTCAAGGCTACCTACAAGGCGGCAACCGATCTCTACGTCGACGAAGCCGGCAAGAACCCGGCCTTCAAGAAGATCTACGTCGAGTACGACAAGTACCGGCGAACGCAGTCGGCCTGGTTCAGTCTGGCCGAACGGCGCATGGATGGCTTCCTGCAGACCGGCAAATAA
- the yjgA gene encoding ribosome biogenesis factor YjgA, whose amino-acid sequence MHEEDFTEDTGRPSKTKKKEAMHELRDLGEELVELSVGQLKKIKLPENIYDAVRECQKITAHGAHRRQVMYLGKLMRGVDDEPIRAGLAMLRGESSAETARLHRLERFRTRFIEDETYLAEIAAIWPDIDLQHMRQLRRNALKELENHKPPKNFRAIFQILQDLDRQGAPVAEDEDADDE is encoded by the coding sequence ATGCATGAAGAAGATTTCACCGAAGACACAGGCCGTCCTTCCAAGACCAAGAAGAAGGAGGCCATGCATGAATTGCGCGATCTCGGCGAAGAACTGGTCGAACTGTCGGTCGGCCAACTGAAGAAGATAAAACTGCCGGAAAACATTTATGACGCCGTCCGCGAATGCCAGAAAATCACCGCTCACGGCGCCCATCGCCGTCAGGTGATGTATCTCGGCAAGCTCATGCGCGGCGTCGATGACGAGCCGATCCGCGCCGGCCTGGCCATGCTGCGCGGCGAATCGTCGGCTGAAACAGCCCGCCTGCACCGCCTGGAACGTTTCCGCACACGCTTTATCGAAGACGAAACCTATCTCGCCGAAATCGCCGCCATCTGGCCCGATATCGATCTCCAGCACATGCGCCAGCTGCGCCGCAATGCGCTCAAGGAACTGGAAAACCACAAGCCGCCGAAGAATTTCCGCGCCATTTTCCAGATCCTGCAGGACCTCGACCGGCAGGGTGCCCCGGTCGCCGAGGACGAGGATGCGGACGATGAGTGA
- a CDS encoding thymidylate synthase: MQPYHDLMRHVLENGHDKSDRTGTGTRSVFGWQMRFDLAKGFPMVTTKKLHLKSIVHELLWFLQGDTNIAYLKENGVRIWDEWADENGDLGPVYGKQWRRWETPDGRLIDQITQLVNSLKNNPDSRRHIVSAWNPGDVDSMALPPCHCLFQFYVAGGKLSCQLYQRSADIFLGVPFNIASYALLTMMLAQVCGYQPGDFVHTFGDAHIYSNHFEQAKLQLARDTRALPTMWINPAVNDIFAFKFEDFRLDGYDPHPHIAAQVAV, encoded by the coding sequence ATGCAGCCCTACCATGACCTGATGCGCCACGTTCTCGAGAACGGGCACGACAAATCCGACCGTACCGGCACCGGCACCCGCTCGGTCTTCGGCTGGCAGATGCGCTTCGACCTGGCCAAGGGCTTCCCCATGGTCACCACCAAGAAGCTTCACCTCAAGTCCATCGTGCACGAACTGCTGTGGTTCCTGCAGGGCGATACCAATATTGCCTACCTGAAGGAGAACGGCGTCCGCATCTGGGACGAATGGGCCGACGAAAACGGCGATCTCGGACCGGTCTACGGCAAGCAGTGGCGGCGCTGGGAAACCCCGGATGGCCGCCTCATCGACCAGATCACCCAACTGGTGAACAGCCTCAAAAACAACCCGGACTCGCGCCGCCATATCGTTTCCGCCTGGAACCCCGGCGACGTCGACAGCATGGCGCTGCCGCCCTGCCACTGCCTGTTCCAGTTCTATGTCGCCGGCGGCAAGCTCTCCTGCCAGCTCTATCAGCGCAGCGCCGACATCTTTCTCGGCGTGCCCTTCAATATCGCCTCCTATGCCCTGCTGACCATGATGCTGGCCCAGGTCTGCGGCTACCAACCCGGGGACTTCGTGCACACCTTCGGCGACGCACACATCTACTCGAATCATTTTGAGCAGGCCAAGTTGCAGCTTGCGCGCGACACGCGTGCCCTGCCGACGATGTGGATCAACCCGGCGGTCAATGACATTTTCGCGTTCAAATTCGAGGATTTCCGCCTCGACGGCTACGATCCGCATCCGCATATCGCCGCCCAGGTCGCGGTCTGA
- a CDS encoding dihydrofolate reductase, which produces MPEVVIIAAVAKNRVIGKDNQLIWNIPEDMAHFKALTAGHTVIMGRKTWESLPPRFRPLPGRRNIVISRQAEYPVPGAELADSLDHALTLAASTATVFIIGGEQIYRQAMPLADRLEITEVDLEPEGDAWFPEIHAIDWQIAQKNTPSSQSGTGFSFLSYRRQR; this is translated from the coding sequence ATGCCTGAAGTCGTGATCATCGCCGCCGTCGCCAAAAATCGGGTGATCGGCAAGGACAATCAGCTGATCTGGAACATTCCCGAGGACATGGCGCATTTCAAGGCGCTGACTGCGGGCCATACGGTGATCATGGGGCGCAAGACCTGGGAATCGTTGCCGCCGCGTTTTCGTCCGTTACCCGGCCGGCGCAACATCGTGATCAGCCGTCAGGCCGAATACCCGGTACCCGGCGCGGAACTGGCTGATTCGCTGGACCATGCACTGACACTGGCAGCGAGCACGGCGACGGTTTTCATCATCGGCGGCGAGCAGATATACCGGCAGGCCATGCCGCTGGCTGATCGCCTGGAAATCACTGAAGTCGATCTCGAACCCGAAGGCGATGCTTGGTTTCCGGAAATTCATGCCATCGACTGGCAGATTGCCCAAAAAAATACCCCATCCAGCCAGAGCGGGACGGGGTTCTCTTTTCTTAGCTACCGCCGACAGCGCTAA
- a CDS encoding ferredoxin--NADP reductase, which produces MSNLATETVTSVHHWNDTLFTFRTTRDPGLRFTNGQFVMIGLEVDGRPLTRAYSIASANHEEYLEFFSIKVEDGPLTSRLQHLQPGDPILVSKKPTGTLVLRDLKPGKRLFMFATGTGLAPFMSLIHDPETYERFEKVILIHGVRWTNELAYHDYIEEDLKEHEYFADWVKEKLIYYPTVTRESFRNEGRLTELIDSGKLFADIGQPPLDPATDRAMICGSPAMLADTAAMLDVRGFKVGHHHTGELGDYVIERAFVEK; this is translated from the coding sequence ATGAGCAACCTGGCCACCGAAACCGTTACCTCCGTCCATCACTGGAACGACACGCTATTCACCTTCCGGACGACACGCGACCCCGGCCTGCGCTTCACTAACGGCCAGTTCGTGATGATCGGACTGGAAGTCGATGGCCGTCCGCTGACCCGCGCCTACAGCATTGCCAGCGCCAACCACGAGGAATACCTCGAGTTTTTCAGCATCAAGGTCGAGGATGGCCCGCTGACCTCACGTCTGCAGCACCTCCAGCCCGGCGATCCGATCCTGGTCAGCAAGAAGCCCACCGGCACCCTGGTCCTGCGCGACCTGAAGCCGGGCAAGCGCCTCTTCATGTTCGCCACGGGCACCGGCCTCGCCCCTTTCATGAGCCTGATTCACGATCCGGAAACCTACGAGCGGTTCGAAAAGGTCATCCTCATCCACGGCGTACGCTGGACCAATGAACTGGCCTATCACGACTACATCGAGGAGGACTTGAAGGAGCACGAGTACTTCGCCGACTGGGTCAAGGAGAAGCTGATTTACTACCCGACGGTAACGCGCGAGTCGTTCCGCAACGAGGGTCGACTGACCGAACTCATCGACTCCGGCAAGCTTTTCGCCGACATCGGCCAGCCGCCCCTCGACCCGGCCACCGACCGGGCCATGATCTGCGGCAGCCCGGCCATGCTCGCCGACACTGCCGCCATGCTCGATGTGCGCGGTTTCAAGGTCGGCCACCACCATACCGGCGAACTGGGGGATTACGTGATCGAGCGCGCCTTTGTCGAGAAATAG